The genomic window GGCACAATGTTGCATAGTCACTTCTGTCAAAGTTGATATATCAAAATCAGACTAAGTTAAGGTAATGATAGATGTTATAATGACCATAAATTGTGTCTTACTGATAGTCAAAAATATGTCAATTGGTATGAATATAATGATATTTTCTGTAATAAGTAAGAATGGCTTCTCAAAACTGGATTTTACCTTAAAAGTGTCTGACATGGGCATTCCACAATGCATTTTTATGTAAAACTAACTGTATTATGTAAAGTTACTAGTTATCTTATGCAAAGGCATTGTTTAAATTTTTAGTAGCTTCTTGTACAGCAATATTTCAAtaccatttttttctctgtcttcatTTTTATCACAGTATTGTGTGCCTTTTTATGTCCCTTCCTTAAGTGCAATGAATTTGGACAGAAACTGTGCAGCAAAATAAAGGCTGTTTTGATGAAAGTAGATTTTGGAATAGTGGAATATATCaaccagaagaaaaaagagagatcTGGTGAGTAGTTAATTATAGTCccatatattattatataatattattgtGTTTCTGTATGCAGAGCATTTCATTCACCTTGCAGAAAGTTTGGTTTGTCCTGAGAAGCCAGCTGTAGAGATATTTCTTGCTTTGAACCTGGCTACTGTTATTAGCTTTATAAGGAGTAACAATGTATGTCAAATATCTGGGTTTGATAATAAAGAAATTATTACTTCATGGAAAGAAACAAGGCAAGCTCTTTTTATGTGATTAGATGTACTGCTTAtaagttttcagaaaaaaaaaatacttgctGTAAGCTTGCAATGCTTATCTCTCTTCAGATAAGGCAAACTTTCCTAGCAGAGAGAGTCACTCAAGAGTCTCAAAATAAGTACACAACAGAATTTTCAGTAAGAGACAAAACTCTGTTCCTTTATCTAAATCTGCCTTGGTTTCACTCcttccagcaaaaaaaaaactgttttcttctCCAAATATTCCAAAAGCATGTAAGAATTGCCACAGGATAGCAGCTACAAATTAATCCAAATTTCTATGTGGAAAGGGGAGGAatcatttttaaacaaaatcttGCCTATCTCGCCCAATATCTTTCTAATACTGGGAACTTTTAGATTTTAAGCAATAAACCTATTTCAAGGAAAATCTGTATATGAACAGTGTTagtttgtttcttctgcatGCTCCAGTTTTGGTAATTAAACCTGTGCAGTGTAGTCACACTACTTTGCAGGTATTCTACCCTTTTAAATTAGTGCTACATCAGTAGACTTAATATCTGCTTTAAAACGTGCATTTCTTGTAACCATTATACAATTCATTATACAATGTGCTGTTCCTAGACCCAAGGAGAACCACCGTGTgtcttttccccttctcttaCATTTAATGTGATAGTAATTGAAAATAAGGAATAATGCATTGGAAATTTTCTTTCATGCATTATTCTGCCTGTTAAGTTTTTAAGTGAAACTGGCAGAGACAAAGATCAGACTATAGTTTCATAAACTTCATaagccagcactgggaaaatgGTTGAGGTTAGATGCATCCTTAACTGCATTTCATCCTCCAGTTTAATTTAACACTGACAAGTTCCCTACCTTGCTTTGCTTCTTGGGTTCACCGCATGGGCTCACAAACCTTGTGTTGGCACAAGAGAGGAAAGAGCAAGTTGCAGGAAGAAGCAACCAAGGGCACTTTGGCtgtgtttttcattttatattggTTTAAAAGATTCTCAGACAGAGGAGGCAAAATTTTTATCTCTGCTTATCTGTAAAGAGCAACATTCTACCAGACTTCAGAGGATGCTTTGTATGCATATTTGCATATGACTGTGAATGCAGGGTAGCTGGGTGTTGGTAGAAGAAGGGGTTTGTAAATCAAGATTACATGCAATTATCAAGAAAATTGCACGTTCTCATGTAAAAGTAATGTGGTTGGATAACTACACAGCCTGTTCTACCAACATGTTACACCTGTGCATTTTACCAGCAGTGTAGTCTAAAAGAGAGATATCTATTTGCCAGGGCAGATGACTTTCTAGTGAGCAACAGAGACTCCAGAAGGAAGTACAGTGCAGGTAAATAGATCTACTGGAATGTATTCAGAATAACATTCTTTCCCCCACTGTGGTTGCTGTATTTTGATAAGCAGCCAGTCTCTCAGTCAGGCTTGTTTCCCTGGTAGCATAGCACATAAATGGTGCACTGTGTCAGCAGGTGGAGAGTTATTGTGTACACAAGCTGTGTGACAGAGAACACACACTGAACCTGGAAATCCATTGTCATGAGTAggataaaaaaatatatcttttttctttcagaaacagcaaaaacaaAAGCCACAGAAGATGACAGTGAATTAGACATATCAGCTCTGTGTCCTAAGGTGACTTTTTTTCAGTCAGCCCTGTCTTGCTTTTAGAATCTATATAGATAATGGGAGGCTATCTAGATTGCTGTCTCTGTTCTTCTGTGGAAGACTTTGCCCTCCCCAGGAGGCTGTGTTCCTGAACTAAGCAGTATGCTTTAGAAGTGATTCATAGTCTCCACCTTTAGCCTTATACTAACCAACCTACTGCATTTGTGACTCCTGGCCTTCAAGGTAATGGTTTCATTGGCCTACTGAGCTAAGaatgtgtttattttgtatTGGCTGTAGAATGATTGTGTTaatatttaaaagcaaaggTGGTTACTTTTATTTCCAACACTGAAATTGCAGTTGATTTTTatcaaattaaaatacaaaagggAAACATTAATAGGAAACTGTTGTGGTTCTATGTAATTTGTCAGATATTTTTGTAATCCCTTGTCTAATTATTTTCAATGATGGTGCAAATAGGTATATAAAATCTTTCTAGATATGTATGAGAACActcaaatttcccatttttcttctaGTATTCTAAATGACTGTATGGCAAAGGTTTTTCTGCTATAATCAAAATACCAgttggtattttaaaaataattttaataggaATTATTATGTAGTATTTGATCCGTGGTATATAAAGCCTGACTTTGACAGGGATTGCTTTGGAGGTGATTTTgtgttgggaaaaaaatatcccaTGGGATAAAAATTTGTATCTGACATAAGTAAATACTGTTCAATAAATTGGTAACGGATAATAGGTTTTTTGTTCAGCTAATTTTTGATGGTCTTATAGATATTGGGCTGTTTTTTCTGGTCCAAGTTTACTCATTTTGTTACATTATGCACATTTGGTATTTGCAGGCCCATTTTGCTTTTATTACAGTAACTGGAATTTTCTATGCTTCTTTAGTATAATACAGCCTTTAGTTATTACAAAGAGGCATGTTTCACTTATAAGCATTGTATAGTATTTTCATGTTTCTTCAATTAAGGCTAAAATAGGAGGTGATTTATGTTGCTATGACATAcaagaggggtttttttcagtctctAAGCATTGGCTTTCTGcagtgtgatttttttaaaatataataataccATGTATGGGACTATTTTCTGTGTAGGTTAGTCCTGCAATTGTTGCCAAAGAGCTGTCAGTGTCTGACACAGATGTCTCAGAAGTATCCTGGACCGATAATGGGACCTTTAACTTATCTGAGGGGTATTCTCCACAGACAGACACATCTGATGGTATGTAACAGCTTCATCTATATCATCACTGGACTCCAGATGTGCAAGGTACCTCAAAATTATTAGACAATTTGAGGACAGGTTTTGGCGTTGTTACTTTTCTCTCTGAAACTAATTTAAGGTTAATCTTAGTGTTTTGTGTAGTTTTGGATACATCTTGTGTAAGAACTGTCCTCAtcttaaaaatgttaaaatacatCAGCAAGTGTCTAAATAAATAAGTAGTACTGGGTAAAACCAACACATTCAATAAGTGCTAGATGTAGCACTCTCTTCCACCAAACCTTTCAAGCAagtaaaccttttaaaattactaCTAATGCCTTTGTGGGTAAGCTAAGCAAATAAAAGCTGAGAAAGAAACAGTGAATACACTGACTTGTTAAACAGCCAATTAAAGAAAGTATTATCAAGTTTTACTACTAGACATGAAGACAGCCAGCAATGAGCCTATGAAGACTTAGACTAGGAAAAGATTCTCAAGCACTTGGCTTGATCTTgaccagaaaaaaattcttacttTTTATCAGTAAACACTTTGCTGGAATAAAGATTAAGAACAGCAGTAGTTTGGTGTTATCTCACCTGTGGATCTGTTGCTCTGCTCATCTTGCATTTCTCCTAGGAAAAGCTCCCTGTAAATGACAAGCAGGATGATACTACAGGCCAAATTAATAATTTCAGttattttcctaatattttaAGTTGTAAATAGCATTGTATGATCACAGAACCATAAGTTGTAAAAAGCAATTGTCATTCATCTCATCTATCTTCCTATCTAAAGCAGGTTCAAAGCTCTTCATTAAAGCTTTATGAAGTTTCTCAGGGCTGTGACCTCTTGAATTCTGAACATCTCTAGTGGTAGAGATTCAGCAACTTCCCTGGAAAGCCTTTTTCAATATTTGCTTACCCTCACGATGAAGAAGTTTTTTTCTTACACTGAGTCAAAATATCCGATGTTCCAGTTTGTGTCAATTTACTCTGATCCTTTCACTGTGCACTTTCTAGAAGAGTCAGGCCCATCTTCTCTCTACCTTCCCATTCAGTAGTTAAACTGATCCCTCTTTGCCACCTTCTCTTGGGCCAAACAAGGCCCCTTCTCTCAGCATCTACATACATCCTTTCTCTAGCCCCCTAAATAATCATGCTGGCCCTCCAGGGGGTTCAGTCCTGTATGCCATTGTCTGTCTAGGAGTGGAGAGGTCAAAACCAGGCAAAGTACTTCATTGGGTACTCTCAGTTGCTGAATAGAGGAGGAAAATCCCTTCCACTGACTTTCTGCCTTCAATTTTGCTACTATGGCTCAGTGTGTGGTTGGCCTTCCTTGCTGCAAGGGCATACCACTGACCTGCTGCCCACAGATCTTTTTCTGGAAAGCTGCTTTTCTTGTTGCCCTTGGCCTGTACTGCTGCACAGGGTATTTCATCCTAGATGCAAGACTTCACATTTGGTTTTGTTGAATGTCATGATGTTCCTTTTCAGCCTGTTCCTTTCTCCAGCCTATTGAGGTCCCTCTGAAGGCATCCTCACCTCCAGAATATCAAATACACCTGTCCCGCAGCAATTCCTTTCTGCCCATGAACTTGCAGAGTGCACTCCAGCCTGTCATCCAAGTCATTAATAAAACCCTTGAACAGTGCTGGTTCCAGTCCCTGTGACAGACACCAATAACCAGCCTCCAGCTGCACCTTGTGTCACTGATGAAGCCTTTGACCCCAGCAGTCTCGCCACTTTTCCACCCACCTTACAGTTCCCTTACCCTGTTTGCTCATCCGCTTGGCTGTAAGGATCATGTGGGAAACTCTATTCATAGCCTTGCTAAGTGAAAAATAACATCAGCTCTTCTTCTCCATGGAGCATTTCAGCAAATGGGACACACACAGAAGTACAAGACCTAATGGGATGCATTCAAGGACTGGCTCATCTCCTGTCAAAGCTCTGTGCATTCAAGCCACCACTCTGCATGCAGTACAAcccttcctcctcaccttcccAGCCTGTCTTTCCtaaagaaaatggagaaaatgacCTATGAGtcatttttagaatttttttccttaacccTTATGAATGCTCCTACAACAAGCTTCTATTGCTTGTTTTCATAGAAAGTAAGTTCAAGCTTTTTACCTTCTCATTCAAATACTTGATGAAAGTATTCACTTGTGCTGATTTAGGCCTCTTCCACAAGCCATGTATTCCATGGTATGTTTTACACATTTCTAATAACAAATATTGTGTCATTCACTAATGCAGCCATTCAAATCTAATGTTGATTACATCTTGCTTTTTATCCTCTTGACATGAAAAAATTCTGATCATCTGcagaatttccattttctgtttcctttttaataCAAGCATTGGccaataaaggaaaaagaaattagtCTTTACATTGGTTTtatatcttttttctttaaacagatAAACATTCTTTTTATTACTCCATATGCATGTTAAAAGTTTGTAACACATCCTTCCATGTTTACATATTTGTAGTTTGTATATATTgtgaagagaaataaattttaggACTTCATGTGGTTGGCATATTTTGAAATAGCTGTGCTTAGGATTTGTATGGGTTGTTTCATAACAGATACATACCTAAAAAAGTTAGCTAGTTAgctttaaaaagttattttgttCAAATAGTTAGGTTGATACCAGCTGATTTGTGGCACTAGAATTATGACCTCAAAACGATTTTGTTTTAGATGTCACACAAATCTCCTTCCAGTAGAGAACTACTGGAGTAGGGATTAGTAAATGTATTCAGAGGAACACTTGCTACTCGCATTGTTACATCTGGCTGCCTTTTTGGGAAAACTTTTGTGAGTGCTAACactgttttcttctgttaaCCCTGTAATAGATTTTGACCGACCTAGTGATCATGAAGAAGCTTTCGCTCGAGATCTTTTAGAGTTTCCCACTTTAGACAATGGTGCCGGCACAAACGATGACGATGACTCCAGCATCGGTTTGCCCACCCAGCAAAAACGAAGGAAAGAGCAAACTGATGTCAAGGTGGATCACGCTTCCAGACAGGGTAAAGAGAGACCATCCACTGCAGGGCTGTCCTTGCCTTTGACCAGTGACCAAACCTTTAATTTAATGAGTGGAATTGCTGGCGATGTCATCACGGCTGCAGTGTCTGCTGCCATCAAAGACCAGCTACAGTCCCTACAGCAAGCTCCCTCACAGGCAGCGCCCAGCTTGAGCGAGGAGACAGACACAGAGGAAGCTGATGATTTTGAACTGCTTGACCAGTCTGAGCTAGAGCAGATTGAGAAAGAATTGGGACTTTCACAAGGTCAAGAAACAGAatcccaggaaaagaaaaagtcttcAGGCTTCCTTTCAAATCTGCTTGGAAGTCATTAACCTTGAAGTTATGGCTGGCAACACAGAAGAAACTAaacataaaacacaaaaaaaaaccccatcaaatactacaaaacaaacaaaaaaaaaaaaggaaaaaaaaaagaagaaaattctgaGCTGTAAGCTTTAACTATCCCTTTAGATGTGTTGTAATAATTTCCCTTATGCAAAGTGAATTAACTGGATAAGTATCAGCTAATACTGATAGTTTAATGTTTCTGGTAGTTATACCTCAATGTAATAGCATGGAGATGAATTCTCTATCCACTGTTTGGTTGCAGATGCGTGGTGAAAGTCAGTTGTTCAAAATAGTTGGGGGCAAGGTTTCTTTTACCTTTTTGCCAACCATCTATTTTGGGGTCCTGAGCCAAATTTCCAATATTGGCAGTTTATTTACTCTAGTTTTCCAATCATGTAATACAATTAATGACTCATATTGTGAGGGCAAGTTATCAGAGGGCTATGGTGAGATTAACTGCATCTCACCTCCTTCAATCCTACCAAAAAGTATGGATCCCTGCAGTTAGCATTATGTGTAGTGCACCTACTGTATATGAAACACATGAACTGGCACAACTCAAGTTTAATTATGTGTGCAACACTATAAAACCCCCTAGATTTCATACTTAAAACCTTTGAATTATTTTGGATATGGTAATGCATTTCCAAGTTTTTTGCTGTTATAGGCTTGTAGAGTTGTGAAGTGGCATGTTATATGACTGACCACCGTGTTCCTTGATGGAGTCTAGTCCTTGGCAGTATTGCCCATGTGAAGTCAGCCAATAAGTCTTTATGTTTAAAAGGTAATATTGTGTAAACTGAATAACCTGTTTGGGAGCAGGTGAGGGTAGTTATTGTTTGGAGTAGAGattagagattaaaaaaaacaaagcaaaaaggcTTTTTAGGTGCCACTTCCTTAATTTGAGATTCTGTAggttttggtttggctttttttcccatgaTAGCTGCTTCCACTTGCAACAAAAGTTGTGTTGCAATGTGATGATTTTAATATACTTAGAAGCATTTGGTGAGGTCAGTTGCTAGAGAAGACACTCAGAATCTTCTTCTTGGcatataatttaaaacaaaaaaaggactTGTTTAAATTAATTGCCAGTTTAAAGTCCACACTTGCTGAGTGAGTGGCATGGGATCTCAAGCAGATAACTTATTTTTCTAGGGCTTTTTTGTTCACCTGTGACAAAACTGCATTGCAATACCAAGCAATAGTAATCCAAGAAATAGGAAGAAATAAAGCTAGTTTTTTTAATGTGATGTAAACCATTAGCAAAGTTGAGGGACCATGTCAGCTGCTACTACTACTCAAGTAAATTTCCATTTGCTGGCATTTGAAGAGGTAAATACTGTCATCTAGGACCCTCAAAAAGTACAGCAACAGATGATAAAAAT from Agelaius phoeniceus isolate bAgePho1 chromosome 1, bAgePho1.hap1, whole genome shotgun sequence includes these protein-coding regions:
- the RETREG1 gene encoding reticulophagy regulator 1 isoform X1, whose product is MASAALPAQPQEAEAPQERGAAAPREPEPAEVSGGAGAAAVLGETGLAVGCCIAAALSWERPLRSLGGFVCANLLFWFVALTPWRVYHLTSLIILGVLILQIMKDLVFSKIKGAQLWRTITGNWKVTDSSQDYRLRINQCISETLMSLFVFLQEMSHFKEQNPGKFCLLVCSICTFFTVLGSYIPGVVLSYVLLLCAFLCPFLKCNEFGQKLCSKIKAVLMKVDFGIVEYINQKKKERSETAKTKATEDDSELDISALCPKVSPAIVAKELSVSDTDVSEVSWTDNGTFNLSEGYSPQTDTSDDFDRPSDHEEAFARDLLEFPTLDNGAGTNDDDDSSIGLPTQQKRRKEQTDVKVDHASRQGKERPSTAGLSLPLTSDQTFNLMSGIAGDVITAAVSAAIKDQLQSLQQAPSQAAPSLSEETDTEEADDFELLDQSELEQIEKELGLSQGQETESQEKKKSSGFLSNLLGSH
- the RETREG1 gene encoding reticulophagy regulator 1 isoform X2 translates to MPDSEDLGQDDSWKVTDSSQDYRLRINQCISETLMSLFVFLQEMSHFKEQNPGKFCLLVCSICTFFTVLGSYIPGVVLSYVLLLCAFLCPFLKCNEFGQKLCSKIKAVLMKVDFGIVEYINQKKKERSETAKTKATEDDSELDISALCPKVSPAIVAKELSVSDTDVSEVSWTDNGTFNLSEGYSPQTDTSDDFDRPSDHEEAFARDLLEFPTLDNGAGTNDDDDSSIGLPTQQKRRKEQTDVKVDHASRQGKERPSTAGLSLPLTSDQTFNLMSGIAGDVITAAVSAAIKDQLQSLQQAPSQAAPSLSEETDTEEADDFELLDQSELEQIEKELGLSQGQETESQEKKKSSGFLSNLLGSH